The following proteins come from a genomic window of Misgurnus anguillicaudatus chromosome 10, ASM2758022v2, whole genome shotgun sequence:
- the abhd5a gene encoding 1-acylglycerol-3-phosphate O-acyltransferase ABHD5 isoform X1 produces the protein MSKKNNSKCGGGVMADQAVLADTGLTQRVLMFLGIHSLFFNVFSFLDKTVRSWWITNWLPSWCPTSQNQLKEAEERMLQHIRSKFFKQFVNISDNNMLWTLVFKGPMESKTPLVLLHGFGGGVGLWALNLDSLSQQRPVYALDMLGFGQSSRFHFSTDAREAELQFVESIEQWREKLGLESMILLGHNLGGYLASSYAIKYPTRVNHLILVEPWGFPDRPEPGDQDRPIPVWIKALGAMLTPFNPLAGLRLAGPLGPTLVHTLRPDFRKKFAAVFNDSTVTDYIYHLNVQSPSGETAFKNMTIPYGWAKRPMLQRIGLIHSDIPITVIYGSRSSIDGHSGNSIKEMRPNSHVEIIAIRGAGHYVYADQPEDFNQKVLHICETLN, from the exons ATGTCAAAGAAGAACAACAGCAAGTGTGGTGGTGGAGTCATGGCAGATCAGGCAGTGTTAGCGGACACGGG ACTGACACAGCGTGTACTGATGTTTCTCGGTATTCATAGTCTCTTCTTCAATGTTTTCAGTTTCTTGGACAAGACAGTGAG ATCATGGTGGATAACCAATTGGCTGCCATCCTGGTGCCCAACATCTCAAAATCAACTGAAGGAGGCAGAGGAGAGGATGCTACAGC ACATCAGAAGCAAGTTCTTCAAACAGTTCGTCAACATATCTGACAACAACATGTTGTGGACATTGGTGTTTAAGGGTCCCATGGAAAGTAAAACCCCTCTTGTGCTGCTGCATGGATTTGGTGGAGGTGTGGGACTTTGGGCCTTGAACCtggactctctctctcagcaAAGGCCGGTTTATGCTCTTGATATGCTGGGCTTTGGCCAAAGCAGCAGATTTCACTTCAGCACGGATGCCCGGGAGGCTGAGCTCCAGTTTGTGGAGTCTATTGAACAGTGGAGGGAGAAACTGGGCCTGGAGAGCATGATTTTACTGGGCCATAACCTCGGAGGATATCTGGCTTCCTCCTATGCAATTAAATACCCTACCAGGGTAAAT CATTTGATTCTGGTGGAACCATGGGGGTTTCCAGATCGACCTGAACCCGGAGACCAAGACAGACCCATTCCTGTGTGGATCAAAGCTTTGGGGGCAATGCTGACACCATTCAACCCCCTTGCTGGTCTTCGGCTGGCTGGACCGTTAG GTCCCACACTTGTGCACACACTGAGACCGGACTTCAGAAAGAAATTTGCTGCTGTGTTTAATGACAGTACAGTCACTGACTAtatctaccatctgaatgttcAAAGCCCAAG TGGTGAAACAGCCTTTAAAAACATGACCATTCCATATGGCTGGGCAAAGAGGCCTATGCTGCAGAGAATTGGCCTGATTCACAGCGACATCCCCATTACTGTGATCTATGGCTCACGCTCCAGCATAGATGGCCACTCCGGCAATTCAATCAAAGAAATGAGGCCAAACTCCCATGTAGAGATCATT gCTATTCGAGGTGCAGGACACTATGTGTATGCAGACCAGCCAGAGGATTTCAACCAGAAGGTACTTCATATCTGTGAAACACTAAACTGA
- the abhd5a gene encoding 1-acylglycerol-3-phosphate O-acyltransferase ABHD5 isoform X2: MSKKNNSKCGGGVMADQAVLADTGSWWITNWLPSWCPTSQNQLKEAEERMLQHIRSKFFKQFVNISDNNMLWTLVFKGPMESKTPLVLLHGFGGGVGLWALNLDSLSQQRPVYALDMLGFGQSSRFHFSTDAREAELQFVESIEQWREKLGLESMILLGHNLGGYLASSYAIKYPTRVNHLILVEPWGFPDRPEPGDQDRPIPVWIKALGAMLTPFNPLAGLRLAGPLGPTLVHTLRPDFRKKFAAVFNDSTVTDYIYHLNVQSPSGETAFKNMTIPYGWAKRPMLQRIGLIHSDIPITVIYGSRSSIDGHSGNSIKEMRPNSHVEIIAIRGAGHYVYADQPEDFNQKVLHICETLN; the protein is encoded by the exons ATGTCAAAGAAGAACAACAGCAAGTGTGGTGGTGGAGTCATGGCAGATCAGGCAGTGTTAGCGGACACGGG ATCATGGTGGATAACCAATTGGCTGCCATCCTGGTGCCCAACATCTCAAAATCAACTGAAGGAGGCAGAGGAGAGGATGCTACAGC ACATCAGAAGCAAGTTCTTCAAACAGTTCGTCAACATATCTGACAACAACATGTTGTGGACATTGGTGTTTAAGGGTCCCATGGAAAGTAAAACCCCTCTTGTGCTGCTGCATGGATTTGGTGGAGGTGTGGGACTTTGGGCCTTGAACCtggactctctctctcagcaAAGGCCGGTTTATGCTCTTGATATGCTGGGCTTTGGCCAAAGCAGCAGATTTCACTTCAGCACGGATGCCCGGGAGGCTGAGCTCCAGTTTGTGGAGTCTATTGAACAGTGGAGGGAGAAACTGGGCCTGGAGAGCATGATTTTACTGGGCCATAACCTCGGAGGATATCTGGCTTCCTCCTATGCAATTAAATACCCTACCAGGGTAAAT CATTTGATTCTGGTGGAACCATGGGGGTTTCCAGATCGACCTGAACCCGGAGACCAAGACAGACCCATTCCTGTGTGGATCAAAGCTTTGGGGGCAATGCTGACACCATTCAACCCCCTTGCTGGTCTTCGGCTGGCTGGACCGTTAG GTCCCACACTTGTGCACACACTGAGACCGGACTTCAGAAAGAAATTTGCTGCTGTGTTTAATGACAGTACAGTCACTGACTAtatctaccatctgaatgttcAAAGCCCAAG TGGTGAAACAGCCTTTAAAAACATGACCATTCCATATGGCTGGGCAAAGAGGCCTATGCTGCAGAGAATTGGCCTGATTCACAGCGACATCCCCATTACTGTGATCTATGGCTCACGCTCCAGCATAGATGGCCACTCCGGCAATTCAATCAAAGAAATGAGGCCAAACTCCCATGTAGAGATCATT gCTATTCGAGGTGCAGGACACTATGTGTATGCAGACCAGCCAGAGGATTTCAACCAGAAGGTACTTCATATCTGTGAAACACTAAACTGA